In one Notolabrus celidotus isolate fNotCel1 chromosome 1, fNotCel1.pri, whole genome shotgun sequence genomic region, the following are encoded:
- the myl2a gene encoding myosin regulatory light chain 2, ventricular/cardiac muscle isoform isoform X2, translating into MSPKKAKKRTAEGANSNVFSMFEQAQIQEFKEAFTIMDQNRDGFIDKNDLRDTFAALGRLNVKQEEIDEMLKEAPGPINFTVFLTMFGEKLKGADPEETILNAFKVFDPEGKGVLRKDYVTQMLTTQADRFSPEEMEQMFAAFPPDVAGNLDYKNLVHVITHGEEKDQE; encoded by the exons ATG TCCCCCAAGAAAGCCAAGAAGAGAACGGCAGAGGGAGCCAACTCCAATGTCTTCTCCATGTTTGAGCAGGCTCAGATCCAGGAATTTAAAGAG GCCTTTACTATCATGGACCAGAACAGAGATGGCTTCATCGACAAGAATGATCTGAGGGACACTTTTGCTGCTTTAG GACGCCTGAATGTGAAACAGGAGGAGATTGATGAGATGCTAAAAGAGGCTCCTGGCCCGATCAACTTCACTGTCTTCCTCACCATGTTTGGTGAGAAGCTGAAAG GTGCTGATCCAGAGGAAACGATCCTCAACGCGTTTAAAGTCTTCGACCCTGAGGGGAAAGGTGTGCTGAGGAAGGACTA TGTGACACAGATGCTCACAACACAAGCAGACCGATTCTCCCCTGAAGAG ATGGAGCAGATGTTCGCTGCCTTCCCTCCAGATGTGGCAGGGAACCTGGACTACAAGAACTTGGTTCACGTCATTACCCATGGAGAGGAAAAGGATCAGGAGTAA
- the myl2a gene encoding myosin regulatory light chain 2, ventricular/cardiac muscle isoform isoform X1, giving the protein MPKSPKKAKKRTAEGANSNVFSMFEQAQIQEFKEAFTIMDQNRDGFIDKNDLRDTFAALGRLNVKQEEIDEMLKEAPGPINFTVFLTMFGEKLKGADPEETILNAFKVFDPEGKGVLRKDYVTQMLTTQADRFSPEEMEQMFAAFPPDVAGNLDYKNLVHVITHGEEKDQE; this is encoded by the exons ATGCCAAAGTCCCCCAAGAAAGCCAAGAAGAGAACGGCAGAGGGAGCCAACTCCAATGTCTTCTCCATGTTTGAGCAGGCTCAGATCCAGGAATTTAAAGAG GCCTTTACTATCATGGACCAGAACAGAGATGGCTTCATCGACAAGAATGATCTGAGGGACACTTTTGCTGCTTTAG GACGCCTGAATGTGAAACAGGAGGAGATTGATGAGATGCTAAAAGAGGCTCCTGGCCCGATCAACTTCACTGTCTTCCTCACCATGTTTGGTGAGAAGCTGAAAG GTGCTGATCCAGAGGAAACGATCCTCAACGCGTTTAAAGTCTTCGACCCTGAGGGGAAAGGTGTGCTGAGGAAGGACTA TGTGACACAGATGCTCACAACACAAGCAGACCGATTCTCCCCTGAAGAG ATGGAGCAGATGTTCGCTGCCTTCCCTCCAGATGTGGCAGGGAACCTGGACTACAAGAACTTGGTTCACGTCATTACCCATGGAGAGGAAAAGGATCAGGAGTAA